The Lycium ferocissimum isolate CSIRO_LF1 chromosome 10, AGI_CSIRO_Lferr_CH_V1, whole genome shotgun sequence genome window below encodes:
- the LOC132033566 gene encoding auxin-responsive protein IAA8-like: MSPPLLSVGEEEGQSNVTLLASSTSLGSACLKGLALKERNYMGLSDCSSVDSCNISTSSEDNTACGLNLKATELRLGLPGSQSPERATKPCPLASTKVDEKLLFPLHPAKDSAFLVSQKPVVTGNKRGFSDAMEGKFLSNSGVKAGDTKEASRVQPPKMKDATTKSTVSEKPSAVSGAPATKTQVVGWPPIRSFRKNTLASASKTNEEVDGKAGSPALFIKVSMDGAPYLRKVDLRNYSAYQELSSALEKMFSCFTIGQYGSHGAPGKEMLSESKLKDLLHGSEYVLTYEDKDGDWMLVGDVPWEMFIDTCKRLRIMKGSDAIGLAPRAMEKCRSRN; encoded by the exons ATGTCTCCACCACTCCTCAGTGTGGGGGAGGAGGAGGGCCAGAGTAATGTAACTCTACTGGCTTCTTCGACCTCCTTAGGAAGCGCATGCCTAAAAGGATTAGCGCTTAAAGAGCGTAACTATATGGGCCTTTCGGATTGTTCATCGGTGGACAGTTGTAATATTTCCACCTCATCAGAGGACAATACTGCCTGTGGACTAAATCTCAAGGCAACCGAGCTCAGGCTTGGGCTCCCCGGGTCGCAGTCCCCCGAAAGGGCCACAAAGCCTTGCCCTTTGGCCTCGACAAAGGTTGATGAGAAGCTTCTCTTTCCCTTGCACCCTGCCAAAGATTCTGCTTTCTTGGTATCACAGAAACCAGTAGTTACTGGCAACAAACGAGGATTTTCAGACGCTATGGAG GGAAAATTTCTATCGAATTCAGGTGTGAAAGCAGGTGATACAAAGGAGGCCTCTCGTGTGCAaccaccaaaaatgaaagatgCAACTACTAAGAGTACAGTTTCAGAGAAGCCTTCTGCTGTGAGTGGTGCCCCTGCTACTAA GACACAGGTTGTAGGTTGGCCACCCATTCGATCTTTTAGAAAGAACACATTAGCATCTGCCTCAAAGACCAACGAAGAGGTGGACGGAAAAGCTGGATCACCAGCTCTTTTTATTAAGGTTAGCATGGATGGTGCTCCTTATTTGAGGAAAGTCGACCTCAGAAACTATTCTGCATACCAGGAGCTCTCTTCTGCTCTTGAAAAAATGTTCAGCTGTTTTACTATTG GTCAATATGGATCTCATGGAGCTCCTGGGAAGGAGATGTTAAGTGAGAGcaaattgaaggatttgcttcaTGGATCTGAATATGTACTGACTTACGAAGATAAGGATGGAGACTGGATGCTTGTCGGTGATGTGCCTTGGGA GATGTTTATTGATACCTGCAAGAGGCtgagaatcatgaaaggttCAGATGCCATTGGCCTGG CCCCAAGGGCTATGGAAAAGTGTCGTAGCAGGAATTAG